In the Bacteroidota bacterium genome, CTATTACACGATTGAAGCGCGTATTAAAACCATTTTCAAATCCCGGAGGCAAATCCCATGTAGCTTTTTGCGTATAGTAGGTCATGGGCATTTGTCGCAAATATCCATTGGTACTGTATAAATGCGAATTGGTATGTTGTCCTGAGCCAATAATGTAATCAACTTTCTCAATTCGTTTGTACACAGTGTCCTTACCCGATAACCTAAATTCCATAATTTTTAAACTGTCCTTCTCCCAAAATGGATGGTAATAAAAATCAGAAAATCGATCATATATTAACGTATGCTTATCCATTTTAGCTGAACTTTTCTTACGGCTGGCAAGTTCAAAGCTTTTACCCATTCCGGTTTTAATAAAGGATTCATATATTTCTACATGACATTTTTTGCAAGTAGTTATACCAACATATTTTACCGTGTCGTTGTGATTTAAAAAAAGCGATTGAGGAGCTTTTTTTTCGGGTGCTTGATTGCAAAAAACCGATGCAACTAAAATTCCGGCTAGGCCAATAAATAAAAGCAAATTCCGAATGCTGATTTGAATCGACATGTTGCAAAAAGTAATTGGAGGTACTTAGTAAATATCCGAAAGTTGGAATTGAACAAATAACGGAATAAATTGCAGAAAGTTCAGAGAAGGGAACATTTTTATTGTGTAATTGAAGCTCAATTTAGTTGCAATTTAAGTGAGTATACATTGATAAAAGTATTCATCTGTATACCCATCTGAAGTAAGTACCCAGTCCTTTTTGAGACCATTCTTTACAAAACCGCTTTTTTCAAAAAGTTGTATACTGCTCGCATTTCCAACACCGACATTGCAATATACCTGGTTAAGCAACAAGGTTTGTTTACAATAGTTTTTCATTATTTTCAATGCATCCGAAGCTATTCCCTTATTCCGGTTGCTTGCTGATGCGACGAGAATGCCAATACCTGCTCGTTTGTGCAATGGTTCATAATCAAACAAATCGATGCAACCGATAGGAGTATTATCGGGCAAACAAATCATAAATCGAACTTGTTTCGTTGTAAAAATATCGAGGTGAGCGGTTTCAATATAGGCAGACAAAACCATTTTCGAAAAAGGCACTAGTGTGTTGCTCATATGCCATATTTCCGGATCATTTTCCCAAAGATACAGTGTCTCCAAATCTTCAGGCTCAATGGCTCTTAAATAGCACTTCTCTCCTTTTAACATTTATTTAAAAATAATAAAATCCTTTGTAAACAAATGCTGCAGGACCATGTAGCCATATATTTGAAAATGTTTGGTGGGATTGTGAAGTAAAACTTACTTTCAATTTCCCTCCTTTTGTGTGAACTATAAATTGTTTTGCATTTTTTTTTATGCCTTTTATACAAGCTACTAAAGCTGCAGCAGTGACTCCGGTTCCACAACTCAATGTTTCATCCTCAACACCACGTTCATAGGTTCTAACCTTTAATCCAGACTTTGTTACCTCTACAAAATTTACATTGGTTCCTTGCTTTGCGAATCGTTTATTGTAACGAATTTTTCTTCCTTCTTTCAATACGTCCAATTTCTCTACATCTTCAACAAAACATACGAAATGTGGTGAGCCTGTATTTAAAAAATAATTACTTCCTATTTTTTCAACCTCAGCAACATCTTGCATTTTTAAGCTTATTTGACTATCCGAAAAAATAGCTTCGTGTAGCCCATCACTAGCCATAAAATGTGTAGCATTTTCAATTAATCCTAAACTTTTTGCAAAAGCTGCCACACATCGTCCACCATTTCCACACATGGAACCAGCTTTGCCATCGGCATTAAAATACACCATGTTAAAATCGTAGTTTGGGTGCTTTTGTAGCAAAATCAAACCATCGGCACCAACACCAAAACGACGGTCGCATATGTGGCGAATTAATACTTCGTTGCGCGCCGGAAAATTAAGGTCACGGTCATCAATCATCACAAAATCATTGCCCGCACCATGGTATTTTTCAAACTCCAATTTCATGTTATGTATTATTGCTTGGTAAGCTGACTAATTACAACTTGATTCGCAATACGTTCGAAAGGCTTGTAATCCGAATAATAGTCTAATTTGTAAAATTGATCTGCACATTTTAAATACACCGTTTCATTAAAGTAATAAAGCTTAAGTGGCGCATCAGCATTAATTCCAAATAAAATCAACTTAGCATGGCTCAGTTTAAATCCCTTATAATTTATTGGTGATTTCCACAATTCAACCGGATACATGTAACGGGCCTCAACAAGTTTTGTATTATCTTTAATTCCACTAATTACCTGCAAAGTAGAGTCGTATCGCTGACCTTGCTTGGTTGCGAGGTAATCGAGATTCACTAATTCCACACTTTTATTGGCCAAAAGTTCATCCTTTTTTACAATAATTTCATCGTTCAGTGGAACAGCTATAATTCCAGCTACTTGAGTAGTATCATTTATCAAGGTATCAATAATTGTTGACGTTTCCTGTATTAAATTTTGTGTTGAATCGGGTAAACTTCTAACTTGCTTTTTTGTTTCTTGTGGTTTGTCTGACTCATTTTTTGAAATTTTGTCAGCAGCAGAAACTTCGGCTATTAGTGTATCTTGAGATGATTTTCGGGTCGATAACAAACCGTATACTTTATTCACAATTTGTTCAACCATATTTTCTGAAACTTCTTTATAACCAGGCGCCGCTGGACTTGCCCAATGCATAACACCGGCACCGATTACAACACCAAGCGAAATTCCTAAAATAAAAAGTAGTGTTTTAGATTTCTTTTCGTTCATCTTTTTTACGAATTACCCCCCGCCCAAAACTGACACAAATGTAGTTATTTTTACTTAAAGCAGCTTAACATTAATTAACACAGAACCCACGTTGCAACTGCAATAAGCGATTGCCCCATTCGTTATACTTGCATTAAATTTAAGAGGAATAATTTTTGATTTCAGATTCAACTATTAAACTTAAAAAAAATGAACTCAATGAAAAAAGTAGCTGGTATTTTATTGATTTCCGCAATTGGCGGCGTATTGGGGGTTGGAATTTACAAAGCAATTGAACCCGAGAAAAAATCCTACATTAATGCAAATTCTACACCTGTTAGGGTTGTGAATTCAGTGGGTGGATTACCTGATGGTACTGTAAATTTTGTGCAAGCTGCCGAATTAACGGTACATGCAGTTGTAAATATTAAAACAGAGTTTCAACAGGAATCTTTCAACTCAAATTTCTTTTTTAATGATCCTTTTCATAATTTCTTGTTTGGTGATAGAGGTCGTGGAATGTATCCTCCTCAAACACAAATGGCTAGTGGTTCTGGAGTAATCATTTCTGAAAACGGTTACATTGCTACCAACAATCACGTTGTTGATCGTGCCGATAAAATTGAAGTTACACTCAACGATAAACGCACTTATACAGCAGAAGTAGTTGGGAAAGATCCTACAACCGACTTGGCTCTTCTAAAAATTAATGAAAAAGATTTACCATTTATTACTTACGGAAATTCAGATGATGTAAAAATAGGTGAATGGGTGCTTGCAGTTGGAAATCCATTTAATTTAACAAGTACTGTAACTGCCGGAATTATTAGTGCGAAGGGTCGAAACATTAATATTTTAGAAAACGATCCTTCAAAAGGTATTTATCCTATTGAAAGTTTTATTCAAACCGATGCCGCGGTAAATCCAGGAAACAGTGGAGGTGCTTTAGTTAATACCAACGGACAATTAGTGGGTATTAATGCAGCTATTGCTTCCAACACTGGTTCGTATGCAGGATATTCCTTTGCCATACCTGTAAACATTGTAAAAAAAGTAATGAACGATTTGCTCGAATTTGGAACCGTTCAACGTGCCTTTATTGGAGTTAGTATACGCGATTTAGATTCAAAACTGGCGGAAGAAAAAAACATTAAAGTCTACAAAAAGGGAGTGTATGTTGCCGGACTTACCGACAATGGAGCTGCAGAAAAAGCAGGTATTAAAGAAGGCGATATTATTGTTAGAATTGGAAAATCGGAAGTAAATACTTCAGCCGAATTACAAGAACAAGTTAGTAATTACCGACCTGGTGATAAAATTTCGGTAAGTTATTTACGCGAAGGTAATGAACTAGTTACCGACCTGGTATTGAAAAACAAAAACGGAGGAACCGAGGTAACCAAAGAAGAAAAAGTGGAAACACTTTCTTTATTAGGAGCTACCTTTGAAACAATTACACCGGAAGAAAAAAAGAAACTTCATATCGCTAATGGTTTAAAAATTAAAAAACTCGAAAGCGGTAAATTATTTAATTCGGGTATCAAAGAAAACTTCATCATCGTTAACATTGATAAAAAACCGGTTGATTCACTCAGCGACTTGTCTAGTATTTTAGAAAACAAAAAAGGCGGTGTTTTAATTGAAGGTGTATATCCTAATGGCATGAGAGCCTACTATGGATTTGGATTATAACTAAGTTTCATTCATTAATGCGATAGCCCGGACATTATTTCCGGGCTATTTTGTTTTGTATATTCGTCGCAAATGCAATCCATACATCAGCTTTTAAAACACTATTGGGGTCATTCTACTTTCCGACCATTGCAGGAAAATATTATTCAGTCTATTCTGGATGGAACTGATACGCTCGCATTATTACCAACCGGAGGAGGAAAATCAATTTGCTTTCAGGTTCCGGCCCTTGCAATGGATGGTGTATGTGTTGTTATTTCTCCACTTATTGCTTTAATGAAAGATCAGGTTGATAATCTAACCAAACGCGGGATTAAAGCATGTGCTGTGTATTCGGGAATGAAAAAACAGGAAATAGATGTATTGTTGGATAATTGTGTGTACGGAAAAATAAAATTTCTCTATTTATCTCCTGAACGATTAAGCAGTGAATTGGTAAAGGTTCGTTTGAGCAAAATGAAAATTAGTTTTTTGGCAATTGATGAAGCGCACTGTATATCGCAATGGGGATATGACTTTAGACCTGCCTATCTGCGCATTGCCGAACTTCGTGAACTTTTACCTCAACAAAAAATACTTGCCTTAACAGCAACGGCAACACCTGAGGTTGTTAAGGATATACAACAACAACTCAATTTTAAAAACAGTAAGGTTTTTATTGCAAGTTTTGAACGTAAAAATCTTGCCTATATAGTTTTACAAGAAGAAGATAAATGGAATCGATTGCTTAAAATAGTGACTAGTTTAAAAGGTGCAGGAATTATTTATGCACGCAATCGAAAACGTACGCAAGAAATTGCTCTTTTTTTACAACGAAACAGCATAACCGCCGATTACTACCATGCAGGATTATCACCACAAGTTCGTGATACCAAACAAAACAACTGGATGTTAAACAATTGCCGAATAATGGTATGTACCAATGCATTTGGTATGGGTATCGATAAACCGGATGTTCGATTTGTGGTACATTTAGAATTGCCGGATAGTTTGG is a window encoding:
- a CDS encoding GNAT family N-acetyltransferase, giving the protein MLKGEKCYLRAIEPEDLETLYLWENDPEIWHMSNTLVPFSKMVLSAYIETAHLDIFTTKQVRFMICLPDNTPIGCIDLFDYEPLHKRAGIGILVASASNRNKGIASDALKIMKNYCKQTLLLNQVYCNVGVGNASSIQLFEKSGFVKNGLKKDWVLTSDGYTDEYFYQCILT
- a CDS encoding diaminopimelate epimerase; translated protein: MKLEFEKYHGAGNDFVMIDDRDLNFPARNEVLIRHICDRRFGVGADGLILLQKHPNYDFNMVYFNADGKAGSMCGNGGRCVAAFAKSLGLIENATHFMASDGLHEAIFSDSQISLKMQDVAEVEKIGSNYFLNTGSPHFVCFVEDVEKLDVLKEGRKIRYNKRFAKQGTNVNFVEVTKSGLKVRTYERGVEDETLSCGTGVTAAALVACIKGIKKNAKQFIVHTKGGKLKVSFTSQSHQTFSNIWLHGPAAFVYKGFYYF
- a CDS encoding Do family serine endopeptidase, with amino-acid sequence MNSMKKVAGILLISAIGGVLGVGIYKAIEPEKKSYINANSTPVRVVNSVGGLPDGTVNFVQAAELTVHAVVNIKTEFQQESFNSNFFFNDPFHNFLFGDRGRGMYPPQTQMASGSGVIISENGYIATNNHVVDRADKIEVTLNDKRTYTAEVVGKDPTTDLALLKINEKDLPFITYGNSDDVKIGEWVLAVGNPFNLTSTVTAGIISAKGRNINILENDPSKGIYPIESFIQTDAAVNPGNSGGALVNTNGQLVGINAAIASNTGSYAGYSFAIPVNIVKKVMNDLLEFGTVQRAFIGVSIRDLDSKLAEEKNIKVYKKGVYVAGLTDNGAAEKAGIKEGDIIVRIGKSEVNTSAELQEQVSNYRPGDKISVSYLREGNELVTDLVLKNKNGGTEVTKEEKVETLSLLGATFETITPEEKKKLHIANGLKIKKLESGKLFNSGIKENFIIVNIDKKPVDSLSDLSSILENKKGGVLIEGVYPNGMRAYYGFGL